A region of the bacterium genome:
TCGTCGTCCTCAAGGAGGGTGAGGAAACCACGACTGAAGACCTGCTCGCGCATTGCAAGGATCGGCTCGGTGGCTACAAACGACCCCGAAGCGTCGATTTCATCGAGGCGCTTCCGCGCAACCCGAGTGGCAAGGTGCTGAAGAAGGATCTGCGCGAGCCCTATTGGGCCGGACACGATCGACGGGTGGGTTGACCTTTGGAGATACCGGAAGCGAAGCGCAAGAGCCCTGCCGAGGCGGCCGCCCTGGTCGAGCGGCGAGATGTCGTTGGGTTGCCGCTGGGCCCCGGCCAGCCAAAAGCCTTCATGACGGCTCTTGGCGAACGGGACGATTTTGAGGACCTCGTCGTCTCGACGGCCCTCTTGCTAGGCCTGTATCCGCTCTTCACGAAGCCCGGCGTCAAGCTGCGCAGCGGCTTCTTCGGCCCGGTCGAGCGCGGGCTCCGGGCGTCCGGATACGATGTGCAATTCGTTCCCGCAGATTTTCGCCGCTTTACCCGACTTCTCGAGACCCTTCGTCCCCGGGTCATGGGCACCGTTGCCGCAGCGCCGGATGCGAAGGGATGGATGAGCCTCTCCCTTCACGCCGGTGCGACGACCCACGAGCTGCGCGCCGCCGGGAGCGACCCGGACCGCCTGCTGATCGTTGAAGTCAATCCAGCCTTGCCCCGAACCTTCGGACTTCCGCCGGAAGCGCCTCATGCCATTCATGTGGACGAGGCGGATGTGATCATCGAGGTGGCAACTCCACTACCGATCGTGCCCGACACCCCGGGCGGGGAGGCCGAGGTGCGGATCGCCGAACACGTCTCGCCATTCGTTCACGAAGGCGCGACGCTTCAAACCGGCATCGGCGCGATCCCCAGCCAGGTCGTGTCGACCCTCGCGGAGGGAAAACTCGGGGACTTCGGGGTGCATTCCGAG
Encoded here:
- a CDS encoding 4-hydroxybutyrate CoA-transferase; translated protein: MTALGERDDFEDLVVSTALLLGLYPLFTKPGVKLRSGFFGPVERGLRASGYDVQFVPADFRRFTRLLETLRPRVMGTVAAAPDAKGWMSLSLHAGATTHELRAAGSDPDRLLIVEVNPALPRTFGLPPEAPHAIHVDEADVIIEVATPLPIVPDTPGGEAEVRIAEHVSPFVHEGATLQTGIGAIPSQVVSTLAEGKLGDFGVHSEMFTDGLMALHRAGKVSNASKGLHEGISICTFAGGSEALYAWLDGNEDVRFLPVEAVNAPETIAANRNMVCINGALAIDLAGQVAADTIGETQYSGVGGHEDFTGGPGLENSDRSFICLPSTAKVHGRVVSRITPSFEPGTAVTTPRHQLDVVVTEHGAAELAGLTVAERAAALIGIADPAFRDVLCKEAPQR